The genomic segment TGCAGTGCAGACGCATCGCCTCGAAGCGGCCAACTGGGACACCATCGAAGCGCTGGAGGCATTCGCGAATGCCCGCAGCATTTCGATCCTCGACCTCGCCATCGGTGGCCTTGCCGCGCAGCCCGCAGTGGCCAGTGTCATCGCTGGTGCGACCAAGCCTGAGCAGGTTGCTGCCAACGCGAAAGCAGGGGAGTGGACGCCCTCAGACAGCGACCTTGAAGAGCTCGCGTTGATCGGCAAACCGGACCAGTCGTACACGACATTCGCCTGAAGATGATGCGCCGGGCTGGGAAGCGCCTCACGGCGCGTGGCCGCTCGAAGCGGCTGATTTTAGGTCCCGGGGCTACCACAGCCCGACGCATAGATAAGCCTAACTGACAGGCCCTCGACCTCAAGTGCAATCAGTGCAGGCGTGCGGCGCGTTCGAGCTCGGCGCAGTGCCTCAGGTGCATTGCAGTGTCGACCAATTTGGCTGCGCTGTGCGGGTCGCCGGACTCGAGTTGCCCGCGACCGACACCGATGATGTGCGCGAATGCTGCGGCTCGATCGAGAGTCACATCGAAGTCTTCGCCAACGACACCGCGGATCACAGTGTCGACCAGTGCCATGACTTCGTCAGGGCCAGGAGGGTCAACGACGCCGGCGAGCACTTCGTGTACGGGCGCGTAGGCCTTGCCTGCTGCATATTCGCGCGCGGCTTGCTCGGGCGAGCGGTAGACCCACGTACGAAGCAGGTAGAGGCGCCACAGTGATCCGGCGACGGTGTCGGCGGCCGCATGAGACCAGAGGTCGGCGATGACGCCGAGTCCCTCAGCGTCCGCGAGGTGCAGGACGCGATCGACGAGTCCCTGATCTTCATCGTTGCGCGGACCGCGTACGAGGAGGTTGGCGATGCGGTGGCCAGCGGCCGCCATCTCGGCCGGGTCGGACACGTTGTCGGCCTGCGACTCGAACAGCTCGGCGCCGGGCAGAGCAGGCTTCTTGAACCGCTCAGTCATGCAGCCACCCGCGTTTCATGCGACCACCGTAACCGGACGTACCTGAATCAGCCTGCTGTGACACTTGCTGGTTCGGGCTTTGCTGCAGCCGGCTTCGGCTTGCGGAGGTAGAGCCACAGCACCGGTACGAGGTAGCCGACCCACGCGATGACCTGCAGCCACGAGGGGTCGGGCTGGAAGTTGATCGTGCCCTTAAGCAACGTGCCATACCAGCTGTCCGGCGGAATCGTCGACGAGATGTCGAAGACTCGATCGCTGAAGCCGGGGAGTACGCGCGCCTCCTGCAGATCGAAGATGCCGTACGCGAGAACGCCGGCCGCGACGATGATCAGGAGTGCGCCGGTGATCGTGAAGAACGTGCTGAGGTTGATGCGGATCGCACCGCGGTAGATCAGGAAGCCGAGGATGACGGCGACGAGGATTCCTCCCGTGGCGCCGACGAAGGGCTGAGCCGTGGTGCTGCCCTTGATCGTCGACCAGATGATGGCTGCTGTCTCGAGGCCCTCACGGCCGACCGTGACGAAGGCGACGGTGGCCAGGGCGAACGGTCCGAGGGCGGCAGACATCTGACCTTCGAGCTCCGACTTGAGCGAGCGCGCTGTGCGGCGCATCCAGAAGATCATCCAGGTGACGAGGCCGGCGGCGAGGATTGACATCGTGCCGCCGACGATCTCTTGGGTCTTGAACGACAGCTGGTCGAACGCCACGTTGATCGCCGAGAACACCGCGACCACCAGCACCAGGGCCGACGAAACGCCGATCCAGACGTACCGGATCTCGTGCCGGCGTTTGGACTTCACGAGGTACGCCACCAAGATGCTGACGATCAATGAGGCTTCGAGGCCTTCGCGTAGACCGATCAGGAAGTTGGCGAGCATGAGGGCAGTCTACTAAGGCGACCCTCACTCCGCCCCGTCCCCTAGCGACGAGCTCTGCGAGGAGCGGGAGCGAAGCGAAGGGGCGTACGACGAGAGGCTCGCTTGAGTCATGCGTCTGACAACGCTTCGGCCTCGTACCTCGGCCTCCCAGTCGCTCCGCTCCTTAGCGGACGATTACTCGGCCTCTTCTGGTGCGTCGAGCGCTTCGGTCAACAGCTCTCCGATGAGACCGATCTGCCATTGGCGGGCACCCTGTGCCGCCAGGGATGCCGACACCACATCGACCGTGAGGTCCTCGGGTGGCTCCCATGCGAGATTGCGTACGAGCTGCGGGCTGATCAGGTTTTCGGCCGGGAGATTGTGCTTCTCGGCGAGTGACGTGACCACCTCGCGGGTGCGGCCGAGGCGTACGGCGGCGATGGGCTTCTTGTCGGCCCAGGCGCGCGGCGGCGGGGGACCGTCGACCTTCTGCCCGGTGGTGGGCAGTTTGATCTCGGGCAGGGCCAGTCCGCGTTCGACGGCGTCGAACCACTCGCTGACAAAACGACGTGGCCCGCGGTTCTTCATGACCTTCATCGACTTCAGCGAGTTGAGGTCTTGAGGCGAGGTGACGGCGATCTCGATGATCGACGAATCGGGGAGGATGCGCCCGGGCGTGATGTCGCGATCGGTCGCGATGGCGTCTCGTGCCTCCCAGAGCTCGCGTACGACGGCGAGTGCGCGTCGTCCTCGAGCCTTGTGGATGCTCGACGTGCGGCGCCACGGCTCTTTGCGCTCCGGCGGTCCCTGGAACGTGAGCAGTGCCTCGAACTCTTCGGCAGCCCACTCGCGCTTGCCTGCCTCGACGAGGTCGGCGTCGATCAGATTGCGCAGCTCGACCAACACCTCGACGTCGAGGGCCGCGTAGACGAGCCACGGGTCCGGCAGCGGGCGCGTTGACCAGTCAGCGGCCGAGAACTCCTTGGCCAAGCTCAAGCCGAGGTAGTGCTCGACGAGCGCCGCAAGACCCACTCGAGGAAGGTTGAGCAGACGGCCGGCCAGTTCGGTGTCGAACAGTGACTCGGGGTAGAGGCCGACCTCGGCCAGACACATGAGGTCCTGCGTTGCTGCGTGCAGGATCCACTCGTTGCCGTCGAAGGCGGTGTCGAGGGTGATCAGGTTGTCGAACGCGATCGGGTCGATCAGGTGTGTGCCGGAGCCTTCGCGCCTGACCTGCACGAGGTACGCACGCTGCGAATAGCGGTAGCCGGAGGCGCGTTCGGCGTCCAGGGCGATCGGGCCGGTGCCTGCCGCGATCCGTTCGCACGTCTCAGCCAGTGCCGCCGGAGTGTCGACGACTGCGGTGAGTGGTTCGCGAAGCTGGAGGCGCGGGGCCTCCGGCTCGACCGGCTCCACCGTCACCGGTGTCTCGGGTTCTTCTGCAACCGTCAACGAACGCCACGCTTGCGCTGGAGTCGGATCACACCTGGAGCGAGCGGGGGCAAACCGGCGATGGCACACAGCAGATCAGTCCAGGCGCTCGCATGGGTCGCCATCGTGGACTTGGCGTCCATCAACGGCGTCCACGACGCACGTACTTCGATCTGCGCGCTGGAACCGTCGGCATCCATCTCGCCAAAGCCTTCGGACCGTACGACGGTCACGCTGCCGCTGGCTGCGGTGTGGTGACTGCCCTGAGCCTCGAGTGACTCGGTGAGCCAGCTCCACCCGACGCTCGCAAGCATGGGGTCGGCGGCCATGTCGGCCTCGACCTCGGCGCGAGCGAAGGTGACGCAGCGGAACGTACCGCCCCATGCGTCATTGCCCGCCGGATCGTGCAACAGGATGAAGCGGCCGGTAGCGAGCTCT from the Aeromicrobium panaciterrae genome contains:
- the efeU gene encoding iron uptake transporter permease EfeU, translated to MLANFLIGLREGLEASLIVSILVAYLVKSKRRHEIRYVWIGVSSALVLVVAVFSAINVAFDQLSFKTQEIVGGTMSILAAGLVTWMIFWMRRTARSLKSELEGQMSAALGPFALATVAFVTVGREGLETAAIIWSTIKGSTTAQPFVGATGGILVAVILGFLIYRGAIRINLSTFFTITGALLIIVAAGVLAYGIFDLQEARVLPGFSDRVFDISSTIPPDSWYGTLLKGTINFQPDPSWLQVIAWVGYLVPVLWLYLRKPKPAAAKPEPASVTAG
- a CDS encoding ribonuclease D, translating into MTVAEEPETPVTVEPVEPEAPRLQLREPLTAVVDTPAALAETCERIAAGTGPIALDAERASGYRYSQRAYLVQVRREGSGTHLIDPIAFDNLITLDTAFDGNEWILHAATQDLMCLAEVGLYPESLFDTELAGRLLNLPRVGLAALVEHYLGLSLAKEFSAADWSTRPLPDPWLVYAALDVEVLVELRNLIDADLVEAGKREWAAEEFEALLTFQGPPERKEPWRRTSSIHKARGRRALAVVRELWEARDAIATDRDITPGRILPDSSIIEIAVTSPQDLNSLKSMKVMKNRGPRRFVSEWFDAVERGLALPEIKLPTTGQKVDGPPPPRAWADKKPIAAVRLGRTREVVTSLAEKHNLPAENLISPQLVRNLAWEPPEDLTVDVVSASLAAQGARQWQIGLIGELLTEALDAPEEAE
- a CDS encoding DUF3000 domain-containing protein; protein product: MGARSEIDRTPAQFTAAVEQVRHASLRPEVVVDEMPAPQRIAPHSFAISGDVLVGEEELATGRFILLHDPAGNDAWGGTFRCVTFARAEVEADMAADPMLASVGWSWLTESLEAQGSHHTAASGSVTVVRSEGFGEMDADGSSAQIEVRASWTPLMDAKSTMATHASAWTDLLCAIAGLPPLAPGVIRLQRKRGVR